The nucleotide window aatatattccggatcagctgccacgaatcgcagtgccgcagtgttgtgacttccggtccccttcccggaagcccaccccacgtatgtacgagcacgagcagcgtctctcgcagcagccgcaagtctcgaagccacctcttaacacgctgtcgcttccatcgaacccttgcagcatcccatatcgatgcttccatcagccgcatcacctttgccggcccgggctcgagccagttgttcttcgggttgcttgcgaatgactgacctgccccgagccgtaccatattatcgatgatccgccccatatcgatcttcttactgaccgactgccacacccccccgaacagcttatccagtagcttctctgcctcggtcacctcatcgcgcagtgtgcgggtgaaatcctcgacgctgatatgctcgcccatgtgaaataagccctctccgtcctcggaccatcgtatcgacggctgcccccccatcttctgccgataccctttcccgtatgccatccatccgatgatcgtgctcatgacagtgtgagtgcccatacacatccacgatgtatgctgctcttgaaatgcaagtacggcctcgaccccgacctcgtcccgatctagcggctgattctcaaatgcagcctccaaaaagaacagccgggcccaccatactatagcagctagcagaccagtatataaatgcggctctatatagcccatcgggcgtggtttgataccaagtgccgcacagaagcacagtagcgaattcgtatatgtgtttccgccaacgtgagttttgatcgaagccacgataaaccggaagacggctcggtctagtgcatcctgcagcgggctagtcataccttcatccccttgctcgccttcgtcactatcatcatcgtcttgatattcgtctccgtctccgtctccgtctccgtctccgtctccgtctccgtctccgtctccgtctccgtctccgtctccgtccccgtcttcgtcttcgtctttatctttagcttgtctctctctgccgctgaagaatccgctgtcatgactgcttggaaccctatcactctcgagctcttcagcgacatcatgcaataagctccactgctcatccgtaaagcgaacggcccagcatttaaacgcttccttccgcccgatacggtatgccttccagcagaagcttaagtaacggtgaccgacagacttatactggctcatcgattcttccttgcctttacggccaaacggcacgccgcttggggtcattgatgtgatgctgccgagccactgcaacgtctcggtcggcacgctatcgagccgccagcagcaacggtccacctcacgatcaaagctctgtccgagccggctgagcaatagtcgctcacgagctgcttcctcatcttcctgattctgagcccacctgcctgttgctgccctcgcccgtagccactgggctgcatcgtgaatactgatcaagtcccgggagccaaagtgtcgtacccagcctagcctcttgacccacggcgaatcacggtcgatatcttcctccaagtcacccttccgtagtcgtacggcgtcttcttcctttagtcgagccagacttgcagcaatgaccttgtctatagcactctgatttccagcatcagctttgttagccacttctaacgggccattcctatcgctatcatctcgaacgatccagtagcgcgcatgccttcctcccatccacgtctgtagccgcaccttagtccacggttcctctgctgtattatgccctgcctctctccaatgacggacaatattatcgtatgcaatagtaagatatcggcatatacaacagctatacccacctgaaataacgagctcttcgattgctgggccgttatcttctggtactgcaatacgcttcgggtcagctagttttagttcaccatagtagtctatgatatccttgagcacttgtcccttgagctgatgctgccgtcgaaaatgtgactcaatgctgctgccgggccgaacggctgcttgacatagccggcagatgagtatttgataatcctgattgagctgtacgatgtcctccattgttgtttgatatcgcctctttaatcttgattatagaaagtaaagagaaagtaaagagagaagcagtcttgttgtttttctctatcaattatagtcccctttcctctgcattatgctaaccccaagctcgtactagctaaccccaagtgtggggttggggttattttaagccaatcagcaactcggcccaagcccaaccgattcaagtccaaaatctaagcgagataacacaatttattagacgattactgttcaatcgtctcttaatagtacctagggCATCTTGCACGACAAAACCCACAAAGCAAGATCATGATGGAACACTGTTCTTCAAACCCCTCCCTGAACAACTTCCTCGAAGACGAAGTCCTTGTCATCTTTACCAGATCTGCTCACCATTACGTTACACCTAAATTCTATACCGAGTCGAAGCCCGCAACTGGTAAAGTGGTACCAACGTGGAACTACGCTGCAGCGCAGGTCTATGGAAAGGCACGTATTTACTACGAAAATAACCAAGAAACATCAAGATTTCTTGGTACGGCCATCTCCGACCTAACGAACCATAACGAAACGAAAATCATGGGATATACTGGCGGTGACAGGCCCTCGCAGTGGAAGGTCACAGACGCTCCTGAAAGGTTTattgagttgttgaagagaaatATAATTGGTATTGAGATCGAGGTGACGAAGCTGGAgggcaagttcaagatgagTCAGGAGATGGCGAAGGGGGATCGACAGGGGGTAATTGAGGGTTTCGAGAATCTGCAAACGGAGGTTGGTAATGAAGTGGCTGAGGTCGTAAGGCATTACGGAGAGTTGAAGGACCAGAATAATTAAGAGGCATATTGGCTACTACTTGCATACTGTTCATTTCTTTAAATCAGTGCTTAGCTAAGGACGATCTTAACCGTTCATACCGACTGGTCTTTTTGAGGATTTTAAAACAATACACACGGTATAACCATGAATCAAGATGGTTGGAACTTCAATGAACGAGCTGGTCTGTACTGGGGTCATACTACATTGGTAGGTTATATGGTGTTGACCCCAAGCGTGGTGAAGAACGCTATGTCTCCATGAATGGATAATTTTGTAAGGGTTGTTATCGTGGGGGCTTCCCCCCCccacctttttcttttct belongs to Fusarium oxysporum Fo47 chromosome V, complete sequence and includes:
- a CDS encoding putative FMN-binding domain-containing protein codes for the protein GHLARQNPQSKIMMEHCSSNPSLNNFLEDEVLVIFTRSAHHYVTPKFYTESKPATGKVVPTWNYAAAQVYGKARIYYENNQETSRFLGTAISDLTNHNETKIMGYTGGDRPSQWKVTDAPERFIELLKRNIIGIEIEVTKLEGKFKMSQEMAKGDRQGVIEGFENLQTEVGNEVAEVVRHYGELKDQNN